One part of the Papaver somniferum cultivar HN1 unplaced genomic scaffold, ASM357369v1 unplaced-scaffold_123, whole genome shotgun sequence genome encodes these proteins:
- the LOC113331054 gene encoding uncharacterized protein LOC113331054, which yields MVYKIVSKLLVNRLKKVMPVLISDFQGDFIHGKQILDGVLIANECVDSRLKARKPGILCKIDMKKAFDNVNWQALFTILQNHDFGVKWISWIKWCVTSAHLSLLVNGSSTEKFKPSKGLRHGDSLSPYLFLLVVEILSKLINDAVDRGHISGFKVVDHGTIISHLQFADDTLIFIDASVEEVRHLLIILAVFETITGLKLNLDKSTMISVGADEVIDVLPRELGYKTENFWFTYLGMPIGAHWRSTSVWEHVLIRMEQKLASWKKRQFNKAGEWGLGVKNLRRINQSLLVKWIWRFSKSKTSLWRKLVNEKFAHNSDLLIPDVDDKTQGRSLWKNVTNMVTTVQNTATFMVRNGKGIRFWKDRWLDREKLQDLFPVVYKAAKAKDATIYDMISNGVWVCDFKRPLNSNEQLEWDLLRRDLNRVPELVEADDEMVIMENFNTSRC from the exons ATGGTGTACAAGATTGTATCCAAGTTACTTGTGAATCGTCTGAAGAAGGTGATGCCGGTTCTTATTTCTGATTTTCAAGGGGATTTTATTCATGGTAAACAAATCCTTGATGGTGTTCTAATTGCCAACGAGTGTGTGGATAGCAGATTGAAGGCTAGGAAACCGGGAATTCTTTGCAAGATTGACATGAAGAAAGCTTTTGATAATGTCAATTGGCAAGCTTTATTCACAATTTTACAGAATCACGACTTCGGCGTCAAATGGATTTCTTGGATCAAATGGTGTGTAACTTCTGctcatctttctcttcttgtgAATGGCAGTTCGACTGAAAAATTTAAACCAAGTAAGGGTCTGAGACATGGCGATTCATTATCACCGTATTTGTTTCTTTTGGTGGTCGAGATTCTTTCCAAGTTGATTAATGATGCGGTTGATAGAGGTCATATTTCTGGTTTCAAAGTGGTTGATCATGGTACTATTATCTCTCATCTTCAATTTGCAGATGATACTTTGATTTTCATTGATGCTTCGGTGGAGGAAGTCAGACATCTTTTAATAATTCTGGCAGTGTTTGAAACTATTACGGGTTTGAAGCTGAATTTAGATAAGAGTACTATGATCAGTGTGGGAGCAGATGAGGTGATCGATGTTTTACCCAGAGAGCTAGGTTACAAGacagaaaatttttggtttactTATCTTGGGATGCCAATTGGTGCACATTGGCGTAGTACATCAGTTTGGGAACATGTTCTGATCAGAATGGAGCAAAAGCTAGCGTCTTGGAAGAAAAGGCAATTTAATAAAGCAG GTGAATGGGGTCTAGGTGTGAAAAATTTGAGGAGAATTAATCAATCTTTGCTAGTTAAGTGGATTTGGAGATTCTCGAAGTCCAAAACTAGTCTATGGAGAAAGTTGGTAAATGAAAAATTTGCTCATAATAGTGATTTGTTAATTCCTGATGTGGATGATAAGACCCAGGGTAGGAGTTTGTGGAAGAACGTTACTAACATGGTGACGACGGTTCAAAATACGGCGACTTTCATGGTTAGAAATGGTAAAGGCATCCGCTTTTGGAAGGATCGTTGGCTAGATAGGGAAAAATTGCAAGACCTTTTTCCTGTTGTTTACAAGGCAGCGAAGGCTAAGGATGCAACTATTTATGACATGATATCAAATGGAGTTTGGGTTTGTGATTTTAAGAGACCCCTAAATTCTAATGAGCAATTAGAATGGGATCTTTTGAGGCGCGACTTAAATCGTGTTCCTGAGCTTGTTGAAGCGGATGATGAGATGGTGATTATGGAGAACTTTAATACCTCAAGATGTTAG